A region from the Prosthecobacter fusiformis genome encodes:
- the feoB gene encoding ferrous iron transport protein B, with translation MSAESPLLAIVGNPNSGKTTVFNHLTGLRQKVGNYPGVTVEKKIGECYSQHGKKLRLIDLPGAYSLNARSPDEAVLRDVLLGRRPDTPRPDRVVFIADAANLERNLYLLTQVLELGLPTVLVLNMMDIAKTKEWRIDVKKLSEELGVPVVPMQATSGTGFIELKAAISREDIPLPRWQSAPLPDDIRAALQTTRAELLLTQAVHDKTTLLEPLYLLSDHDPLHAGILDAHLGQIQRGREALNAAHPGWEDQLVADRYAEIEKLTQQVLQRPEQELPTLTQKLDAFLLHPIFGGITVLAFLVFLFYLIFKVAEGPMDWIDTGFGALGGWVTDLMPPGDLRDLIVQGAIAGVGGVVIFLPQILILFFFIGIMEDTGYMARMAFILDRMMSVVGLNGKAFIPFLSSYACAIPGVMATRTIDSPKDRLITILVVPFASCSARIPVYVLLISAFMPDTVSDLAKAGVMVGLYALGTFGAFFFAWVLNKGIMRGTNAPMILEMPSYKMPALGSILLLVWQRAKVFLVRAGTIIFGISILIWAASTYPKDHSLGDRAAALEEKIAALEEAAGQEDEKADVINESLSKPGPRPESDTTLEAEAEAPANPELVAARTELAALSSQHLAQSFAGRAGHFIEPVIKPLGYDWKIGIGLIGSFAAREVFVNTMSVVYAVQAEEDDDLMPVRDRIREERRPDGTLVYTPLVCISLLVFYVFAMQCISTMAIVKRETGSWGWMWFQLGFMTGTAYLLSLAVYQVGTALGY, from the coding sequence ATGAGCGCTGAATCGCCCCTGCTGGCCATCGTCGGCAACCCCAATTCCGGGAAGACCACCGTCTTCAACCACCTCACCGGCCTGCGCCAAAAGGTGGGCAACTACCCCGGTGTCACCGTCGAAAAAAAGATCGGCGAATGCTACAGCCAGCATGGCAAAAAACTGCGCCTCATTGACCTGCCCGGTGCCTACAGCCTAAATGCCCGCAGTCCGGATGAAGCCGTGCTGCGGGATGTCCTCCTGGGCCGCCGCCCGGACACCCCCCGGCCGGACCGCGTCGTCTTCATCGCCGATGCAGCCAACCTGGAGCGGAATCTTTACCTCCTCACTCAGGTGCTGGAGCTGGGCCTGCCCACCGTCCTGGTGCTAAACATGATGGACATCGCCAAGACCAAGGAGTGGCGCATTGATGTCAAAAAACTTTCTGAAGAACTCGGCGTGCCCGTCGTGCCCATGCAGGCCACCAGCGGCACCGGATTCATCGAGCTAAAGGCTGCCATCAGCCGCGAGGACATCCCCCTCCCCCGCTGGCAGTCCGCCCCCCTGCCGGATGACATCCGCGCCGCCTTGCAGACCACCCGTGCCGAGCTCCTGCTGACGCAGGCCGTGCATGACAAAACCACGCTGTTGGAGCCACTTTACCTCCTTTCCGACCACGATCCCCTGCACGCCGGTATCCTGGATGCCCACCTGGGCCAGATCCAGCGCGGACGCGAGGCCCTGAATGCTGCCCACCCCGGCTGGGAGGACCAGCTCGTGGCTGACCGCTACGCTGAGATCGAAAAACTGACCCAGCAGGTGCTCCAGCGGCCTGAGCAGGAACTGCCCACTTTGACCCAAAAGCTGGATGCCTTCCTTCTCCACCCCATCTTCGGCGGCATCACCGTTCTCGCCTTCCTGGTGTTCCTTTTCTACCTCATCTTCAAGGTGGCTGAAGGCCCCATGGACTGGATTGATACCGGCTTCGGCGCACTCGGCGGCTGGGTCACGGACCTCATGCCACCGGGGGACCTGCGGGATCTCATCGTCCAGGGAGCCATCGCCGGAGTCGGCGGGGTAGTCATCTTCCTGCCACAGATTTTGATCCTCTTCTTCTTCATCGGCATCATGGAGGATACCGGTTACATGGCCCGCATGGCTTTCATCCTGGACCGCATGATGAGCGTCGTCGGCCTCAATGGAAAGGCCTTCATCCCCTTCCTCAGCTCCTATGCCTGCGCCATCCCAGGCGTCATGGCCACGCGCACCATCGACAGCCCAAAGGACCGCCTCATCACCATCCTGGTGGTGCCCTTCGCCAGTTGCTCCGCTCGTATCCCCGTTTACGTGCTCCTCATCAGTGCCTTCATGCCGGATACCGTTTCGGATCTGGCCAAGGCAGGCGTCATGGTCGGCCTGTATGCCCTGGGAACCTTTGGTGCCTTCTTCTTCGCCTGGGTTCTCAATAAAGGCATCATGCGCGGCACCAATGCCCCCATGATCCTGGAGATGCCCTCCTATAAAATGCCCGCGCTGGGGTCCATCCTCCTACTCGTCTGGCAGCGGGCGAAGGTCTTTCTGGTGCGTGCTGGCACCATCATCTTCGGCATTTCCATCCTCATCTGGGCCGCCTCCACCTATCCGAAGGATCACTCCCTGGGCGACCGGGCTGCTGCTTTGGAAGAAAAAATTGCCGCGCTGGAAGAAGCCGCTGGCCAGGAAGATGAAAAGGCTGACGTCATCAATGAATCCCTCTCCAAACCCGGCCCCCGGCCTGAGAGCGATACCACCCTCGAAGCGGAAGCCGAAGCCCCCGCAAATCCTGAGCTTGTCGCCGCCCGCACTGAGCTGGCCGCCCTCAGCTCCCAGCACTTAGCCCAGAGCTTCGCCGGCCGCGCCGGACATTTCATCGAGCCTGTCATCAAACCCCTCGGCTACGACTGGAAGATCGGCATCGGCCTCATCGGCAGCTTTGCCGCCCGTGAAGTTTTCGTCAATACCATGTCCGTCGTCTATGCCGTCCAGGCTGAGGAAGATGACGACCTCATGCCCGTGCGTGACCGCATCCGCGAGGAACGCCGCCCCGATGGCACCCTGGTCTATACCCCTCTCGTCTGCATCAGCCTGCTCGTCTTTTACGTCTTCGCCATGCAGTGCATCAGCACCATGGCCATCGTCAAACGCGAGACCGGAAGCTGGGGCTGGATGTGGTTCCAGCTCGGATTCATGACCGGCACCGCCTACCTCCTGTCACTGGCCGTTTACCAGGTCGGCACCGCCCTGGGCTACTGA
- a CDS encoding FeoA family protein → MHATSTLSKLPIGQTGIIQSMPTGRAGLTRLRELGLTPGAKVTMVRRAPLGEPIEITVRGSHLAMRNHEAADISITLA, encoded by the coding sequence ATGCACGCCACCTCCACACTTTCCAAACTCCCCATTGGCCAGACCGGCATCATTCAGTCCATGCCCACTGGCCGGGCCGGGCTTACCCGCTTGCGTGAACTGGGCCTGACCCCCGGTGCCAAAGTCACCATGGTCCGCCGCGCCCCCCTGGGCGAGCCAATCGAAATCACCGTGCGCGGCTCCCATCTGGCCATGCGCAACCACGAGGCGGCAGACATTTCCATCACCCTGGCATGA
- a CDS encoding ABC transporter permease produces the protein MPTRLITAFVLLFLHAPLVVLMVNSVNGSRFGGEWEGFTWKWYERLWEADEVWESLWLTLKIAVLSSLAAMVLGTLAAWVLHQFRSRLQTVHQGLVTLPLALPDLLMGMSLLALFVALGVETGMMTIWIAHVTFCVSYVTLVVLGRLQDFDFTLLDAARDLGASRGQTVRRVLLPLLLPGILAGGLLAFTLSMDDYVITFFVSGPGTTTLPLRVASMMKTSRNLPVINALSTLMIIATFLLAAASFRLQRSRGH, from the coding sequence ATGCCCACACGCCTGATCACTGCCTTTGTTCTCCTCTTTCTCCACGCTCCGCTGGTGGTGCTGATGGTGAATTCAGTGAACGGATCGCGCTTTGGCGGGGAGTGGGAGGGCTTTACCTGGAAATGGTATGAGCGGCTGTGGGAGGCGGATGAGGTGTGGGAATCCCTCTGGCTGACTTTAAAAATCGCCGTGCTGTCCAGCCTGGCGGCGATGGTGCTGGGGACCCTGGCGGCCTGGGTACTGCATCAGTTTCGCTCCCGGTTACAAACGGTGCATCAGGGGCTGGTGACGCTGCCGCTGGCGCTGCCGGATCTGCTGATGGGCATGTCCCTGCTGGCTCTTTTCGTGGCGCTGGGGGTGGAGACGGGGATGATGACCATCTGGATCGCCCATGTGACTTTTTGTGTGAGCTATGTGACGCTGGTGGTACTAGGGAGGTTGCAGGATTTTGATTTCACCCTGCTGGATGCGGCGCGGGACCTGGGGGCCTCGCGCGGGCAGACGGTGAGGCGGGTTTTGCTGCCGTTACTGCTGCCGGGGATCCTGGCGGGCGGGCTGCTGGCTTTCACCCTGTCCATGGATGATTATGTGATCACCTTTTTTGTGTCAGGACCGGGGACCACGACGCTGCCGCTGCGTGTGGCGAGCATGATGAAAACAAGCCGTAACCTGCCGGTGATCAATGCCCTGAGTACACTGATGATCATCGCCACTTTCCTCCTGGCCGCGGCGAGTTTCCGCCTTCAGCGAAGCAGGGGGCACTGA
- a CDS encoding DUF5069 domain-containing protein, whose protein sequence is MKHYIWDSYFVELFDACVDEYDEGNTDFESWFSDEDQDFLKAIGCREREFFDFVEDNVSSAGEDPTAITALLVAGVRRDYFLTVQKGVSSTTVIVPSELPAKTADLAGFVWLPRIIAKARAKLKGEMDPDTMFCCGGDRAFLSKHDIHPADFLRVVWAAHDDDQKIVDYVKSRQA, encoded by the coding sequence ATGAAGCATTATATTTGGGATTCCTATTTCGTGGAACTGTTCGACGCCTGCGTGGATGAATACGATGAGGGCAACACCGACTTCGAAAGCTGGTTCAGCGATGAAGACCAGGATTTCCTGAAGGCCATCGGCTGCCGTGAGCGGGAGTTCTTTGATTTCGTGGAAGACAACGTGAGCTCCGCTGGGGAGGACCCGACGGCCATCACGGCACTGCTGGTGGCAGGGGTGCGCCGGGATTATTTCCTGACCGTCCAGAAGGGCGTCTCTAGCACGACGGTCATTGTGCCTTCGGAACTGCCTGCAAAGACGGCGGATCTCGCAGGATTCGTCTGGCTGCCCCGCATCATCGCGAAGGCCCGCGCCAAACTGAAAGGTGAGATGGACCCAGACACGATGTTCTGCTGCGGTGGCGACCGGGCGTTTTTGTCCAAACATGACATTCATCCGGCCGACTTCCTGCGTGTGGTCTGGGCGGCGCATGATGACGATCAAAAAATCGTGGATTACGTCAAATCCCGTCAGGCCTGA
- a CDS encoding sterol desaturase family protein — translation MELFREQLLLLVTVPVILGAILLEIIVTHFHGIRAYTKRETLTNFYMAALNGSLDLLLRAVLVLPLLLWCWNRRVMDLEQGWVYWIALFLLQDLAYYVLHFVDHHCRLFWAVHVTHHSSEEFNLTTGFRSSVFQPVYRTFYFLPIAWLGFEPLDILFMYAATQIYGSLIHTERIRSMGWLEHVLVTPSHHRVHHASNGRYLDKNMGMCLIVWDRLFGTFQAELPEEPVRYGLTRKIEDRGPVNIVLHEWRDMWADVKRSSLPWWKRLGYVLRGPGWKAGE, via the coding sequence ATGGAACTGTTTCGTGAACAACTGCTGCTGCTGGTGACGGTGCCGGTGATCTTGGGGGCCATCCTCCTGGAGATCATCGTCACTCATTTCCATGGCATCCGCGCTTATACTAAGCGGGAGACGCTGACGAATTTTTACATGGCGGCCCTGAATGGCAGCCTGGATCTGCTGCTGCGGGCGGTGCTGGTACTGCCTCTGCTGCTGTGGTGCTGGAACCGCCGGGTGATGGATCTGGAGCAGGGGTGGGTTTACTGGATCGCCCTGTTTCTGCTGCAGGATCTGGCGTATTACGTTCTGCATTTTGTGGATCATCACTGCCGCCTGTTTTGGGCCGTGCATGTGACGCATCATTCCTCGGAGGAGTTTAACCTGACCACGGGTTTTCGTTCCTCCGTGTTCCAGCCGGTGTATCGCACGTTTTACTTTCTGCCCATTGCCTGGCTGGGGTTTGAGCCGCTGGACATCCTCTTCATGTATGCGGCCACGCAGATCTATGGCAGCCTGATTCACACCGAGCGCATCCGTTCGATGGGCTGGCTGGAGCATGTGCTGGTGACGCCCAGCCACCATCGCGTGCATCATGCCTCCAATGGCCGGTATCTGGATAAAAACATGGGCATGTGCCTCATCGTGTGGGACCGGCTTTTTGGTACTTTTCAGGCGGAACTGCCGGAGGAACCCGTGCGTTACGGCCTAACCAGAAAGATCGAGGACCGGGGCCCGGTGAACATTGTCCTGCATGAATGGCGGGACATGTGGGCGGAT